A single Nomia melanderi isolate GNS246 chromosome 13, iyNomMela1, whole genome shotgun sequence DNA region contains:
- the mino gene encoding glycerol-3-phosphate acyltransferase mino isoform X2 — protein sequence MVDVLSTRLQEVYAKWESRTEVKRNLEPSSNLYTIGDLRRASHQVHKRRIQDRIQAKKIRENSLFKIKESEPLVPLVKEKPSFLRYCCSDCTPSSRDSLVHSINKQHMPFGLNVLVVNPGPTLLSKVFNCISHVCSRQSYDYAKVTQMVLNDERLEEAIKLTALESVNNDGCSEREALAKAKDRAKTILLEMESGMSNVLLKIITWLLYKLLPCFLQSAIVLPSQIEMLKTANETGLPLIFLPLHRSHLDYIMISFTLLINNIRSPLIAAGDNLKIPVLGWILRGLGAFFIKRRIDPVLGRKDVLYRATLHTYIMENLRAGHNIEFFIEGGRTRTGKPCMPKGGILSVIIDAYMDGIVEDALLVPVTMNYERLVDGNFVREQLGQPKKMETFRSTVKAMWDTLKGNYGIVKVDFCQPFSLREMLKSFQAQQNRLTVDKASPTEKTLKYTMSSSSLYGTDVIIEEHRQLVDSIARHVVYDCSMSTPIMSTNVVAFLLLNKFRDGCTLDALVEAFDSMRQELELRDKDIAFCGESIDIIHRAMEILGPGLIQQQRQEITEAIDGQPFKSDFITAIRPVSILPNVIELSYYSNALLTCYVMDSIVVTALYAELQSQINDPVATAQNNITVSKDPLIQRSLKLCDILKYEFIFCKPCQELERAVIDAVENLAHMDIITLQEQCCLEEELWSRRFAQTFDDSSDEEYIKENKTKNIQYKLNLLPEYVKRMEFLHTLLRPLIDTYTFSAFTLNKIVGRSLTERDLVQEVLSELKTNLDRGIVNYGESLCVDPIKNSLKLFEKWNVLECHPQENIKIFYLKDEYDTDSAVTTVYETIAAFKWTRNIN from the exons ATGGTGGACGTATTGTCGACTCGCCTTCAAGAGGTCTACGCGAAATGGGAGAGCAGAACGGAAGTGAAGAGGAACTTGGAACCGTCCAGCAATCTGTACACCATAGGGG ATCTTCGTCGAGCCAGCCACCAGGTGCACAAGAGGAGAATACAAGACAGGATACAGGCGAAGAAAATTCGGGAGAACTCTTTGTTCAAGATAAAAGAGTCCGAGCCGCTGGTTCCTCTGGTCAAAGAGAAGCCCTCGTTCTTGCGGTACTGCTGTAGTGACTGTACACCATCCTCCAGA GATTCGCTGGTGCACAGCATCAACAAACAGCACATGCCCTTCGGCCTGAACGTGCTCGTGGTGAACCCGGGCCCCACTCTGCTCTCCAAAGTATTTAATTGCATCTCGCACGTCTGCAGTCGACAGTCCTATGATTACGCGAAAGTAACGCAAATG GTATTGAACGATGAACGATTAGAAGAGGCAATTAAGCTGACCGCGTTGGAATCGGTGAACAACGATGGCTGCAGCGAGAGAGAGGCTCTGGCCAAGGCGAAGGACAGGGCTAAAACGATACTGCTCGAAATGGAGAGCGGGATGAGCAATGTTTTACTTAAAATCATCACGTGGCTGCTGTACAAACTGCTGCCTTGCTTCTTACAGTCCGCCATAGTGCTGCCTTCTCAAATAGAGATGCTGAAGACGGCGAACGAGACTGGCCTGCCGTTGATATTCCTTCCACTGCACCGCAGTCACTTAGATTACATCATGATCAGCTTCACTCTGTTGATAAACAACATCAGGAGTCCGCTGATCGCTGCTGGAGATAATCTGAAAATTCCAGTGCTCGG GTGGATCCTAAGAGGTCTAGGCGCATTTTTCATCAAGCGCCGGATTGACCCCGTGTTGGGGCGCAAGGACGTCCTCTACCGTGCCACGCTTCACACGTACATCATGGAAAACCTGAGGGCAGGTCACAATATAGAGTTCTTTATAGAGGGTGGTCGAACGAGAACTGGCAAACCGTGTATGCCGAAGGGTGGCATTCTGAGCGTGATCATCGACGCATACATGGATGGTATTGTTGAGGACGCGCTGCTGGTACCTGTCACAATGAATTATGAACGTCTCGTCGATGGGAACTTCGTTAGGGAACAACTAGGCCAGCCAAAGAAGATGGAGACCTTCAGGTCCACCGTGAAAGCCATGTGGGACACTCTGAAGGGCAACTATGGTATCGTTAAAGTCGACTTCTGTCAGCCATTTTCTCTCAGG GAGATGTTGAAGTCCTTCCAAGCCCAGCAAAATAGGTTGACCGTTGACAAAGCGTCGCCAACCGAGAAAACCTTGAAGTACACAATGTCCAGTTCGTCGCTTTATGGCACAGACGTCATCATTGAAGAGCATCGACAATTAGTAGATAGCATTGCACGACATGTTGTATATG atTGCTCTATGTCAACACCGATCATGTCCACCAATGTTGTCGCGTTTCTGTTGCTAAATAAATTCCGGGACGGCTGTACTTTGGACGCATTAGTCGAGGCATTCGACTCGATGAGGCAGGAATTGGAACTTCGAGACAAAGACATTGCTTTCTGCGGGGAGAGCATCGATATCATCCACCGTGCT ATGGAGATTCTGGGACCAGGTCTAATCCAACAGCAAAGGCAAGAGATCACAGAAGCGATCGACGGCCAACCGTTCAAATCAGACTTCATCACCGCAATCCGTCCAGTATCAATTTTACCAAACGTGATCGAGCTGTCTTACTACAGCAATGCGCTGCTCACGTGTTATGTTATGGATAGTATAGTAG TAACGGCTTTGTATGCTGAATTGCAGTCACAGATCAACGATCCAGTAGCGACTGCTCAGAACAATATCACAGTATCCAAAGATCCCCTGATTCAGAGATCGCTGAAACTCTGTGATATCCTTAAATACGAATTTATTTTCTGTAAACCGTGTCAGGAACTGGAGCGCGCCGTCATCGACGCTGTAGAGAACCTCGCGCATATGGACATCATTACTTTGCAAGAG CAATGTTGCTTGGAGGAGGAGCTGTGGAGCAGGAGGTTCGCGCAGACGTTTGATGATAGTTCAGACGAGGAGTacatcaaagaaaataaaactaagaatatTCAGTACAAA CTGAATTTGCTACCGGAGTATGTGAAACGCATGGAGTTCCTTCATACGTTGTTACGGCCGTTGATTGATACTTACACGTTCAGTGCCTTTACGCTTAACAAAATAGTGGGACGGTCGCTTACCGAGAGAGATTTGGTTCAAGAAGTCTTAAGCGAATTGAAGACAAACTTGGATAGGGGTATAGTGAATTATG GGGAGAGCTTGTGTGTTGATCCAATAAAGAATTCTTTAAAGTTGTTTGAGAAATGGAACGTTTTGGAGTGCCATCCGcaagagaatattaaaattttctatctGAAGGATGAGTATGATACAGATTCAGCTGTAACCACAGTCTATGAAACAATAGCGGCTTTTAAATGgacaagaaatataaattga
- the mino gene encoding glycerol-3-phosphate acyltransferase mino isoform X4: protein MFLKDSLVHSINKQHMPFGLNVLVVNPGPTLLSKVFNCISHVCSRQSYDYAKVTQMVLNDERLEEAIKLTALESVNNDGCSEREALAKAKDRAKTILLEMESGMSNVLLKIITWLLYKLLPCFLQSAIVLPSQIEMLKTANETGLPLIFLPLHRSHLDYIMISFTLLINNIRSPLIAAGDNLKIPVLGWILRGLGAFFIKRRIDPVLGRKDVLYRATLHTYIMENLRAGHNIEFFIEGGRTRTGKPCMPKGGILSVIIDAYMDGIVEDALLVPVTMNYERLVDGNFVREQLGQPKKMETFRSTVKAMWDTLKGNYGIVKVDFCQPFSLREMLKSFQAQQNRLTVDKASPTEKTLKYTMSSSSLYGTDVIIEEHRQLVDSIARHVVYDCSMSTPIMSTNVVAFLLLNKFRDGCTLDALVEAFDSMRQELELRDKDIAFCGESIDIIHRAMEILGPGLIQQQRQEITEAIDGQPFKSDFITAIRPVSILPNVIELSYYSNALLTCYVMDSIVVTALYAELQSQINDPVATAQNNITVSKDPLIQRSLKLCDILKYEFIFCKPCQELERAVIDAVENLAHMDIITLQEQCCLEEELWSRRFAQTFDDSSDEEYIKENKTKNIQYKLNLLPEYVKRMEFLHTLLRPLIDTYTFSAFTLNKIVGRSLTERDLVQEVLSELKTNLDRGIVNYGESLCVDPIKNSLKLFEKWNVLECHPQENIKIFYLKDEYDTDSAVTTVYETIAAFKWTRNIN from the exons ATGTTTCTCAAG GATTCGCTGGTGCACAGCATCAACAAACAGCACATGCCCTTCGGCCTGAACGTGCTCGTGGTGAACCCGGGCCCCACTCTGCTCTCCAAAGTATTTAATTGCATCTCGCACGTCTGCAGTCGACAGTCCTATGATTACGCGAAAGTAACGCAAATG GTATTGAACGATGAACGATTAGAAGAGGCAATTAAGCTGACCGCGTTGGAATCGGTGAACAACGATGGCTGCAGCGAGAGAGAGGCTCTGGCCAAGGCGAAGGACAGGGCTAAAACGATACTGCTCGAAATGGAGAGCGGGATGAGCAATGTTTTACTTAAAATCATCACGTGGCTGCTGTACAAACTGCTGCCTTGCTTCTTACAGTCCGCCATAGTGCTGCCTTCTCAAATAGAGATGCTGAAGACGGCGAACGAGACTGGCCTGCCGTTGATATTCCTTCCACTGCACCGCAGTCACTTAGATTACATCATGATCAGCTTCACTCTGTTGATAAACAACATCAGGAGTCCGCTGATCGCTGCTGGAGATAATCTGAAAATTCCAGTGCTCGG GTGGATCCTAAGAGGTCTAGGCGCATTTTTCATCAAGCGCCGGATTGACCCCGTGTTGGGGCGCAAGGACGTCCTCTACCGTGCCACGCTTCACACGTACATCATGGAAAACCTGAGGGCAGGTCACAATATAGAGTTCTTTATAGAGGGTGGTCGAACGAGAACTGGCAAACCGTGTATGCCGAAGGGTGGCATTCTGAGCGTGATCATCGACGCATACATGGATGGTATTGTTGAGGACGCGCTGCTGGTACCTGTCACAATGAATTATGAACGTCTCGTCGATGGGAACTTCGTTAGGGAACAACTAGGCCAGCCAAAGAAGATGGAGACCTTCAGGTCCACCGTGAAAGCCATGTGGGACACTCTGAAGGGCAACTATGGTATCGTTAAAGTCGACTTCTGTCAGCCATTTTCTCTCAGG GAGATGTTGAAGTCCTTCCAAGCCCAGCAAAATAGGTTGACCGTTGACAAAGCGTCGCCAACCGAGAAAACCTTGAAGTACACAATGTCCAGTTCGTCGCTTTATGGCACAGACGTCATCATTGAAGAGCATCGACAATTAGTAGATAGCATTGCACGACATGTTGTATATG atTGCTCTATGTCAACACCGATCATGTCCACCAATGTTGTCGCGTTTCTGTTGCTAAATAAATTCCGGGACGGCTGTACTTTGGACGCATTAGTCGAGGCATTCGACTCGATGAGGCAGGAATTGGAACTTCGAGACAAAGACATTGCTTTCTGCGGGGAGAGCATCGATATCATCCACCGTGCT ATGGAGATTCTGGGACCAGGTCTAATCCAACAGCAAAGGCAAGAGATCACAGAAGCGATCGACGGCCAACCGTTCAAATCAGACTTCATCACCGCAATCCGTCCAGTATCAATTTTACCAAACGTGATCGAGCTGTCTTACTACAGCAATGCGCTGCTCACGTGTTATGTTATGGATAGTATAGTAG TAACGGCTTTGTATGCTGAATTGCAGTCACAGATCAACGATCCAGTAGCGACTGCTCAGAACAATATCACAGTATCCAAAGATCCCCTGATTCAGAGATCGCTGAAACTCTGTGATATCCTTAAATACGAATTTATTTTCTGTAAACCGTGTCAGGAACTGGAGCGCGCCGTCATCGACGCTGTAGAGAACCTCGCGCATATGGACATCATTACTTTGCAAGAG CAATGTTGCTTGGAGGAGGAGCTGTGGAGCAGGAGGTTCGCGCAGACGTTTGATGATAGTTCAGACGAGGAGTacatcaaagaaaataaaactaagaatatTCAGTACAAA CTGAATTTGCTACCGGAGTATGTGAAACGCATGGAGTTCCTTCATACGTTGTTACGGCCGTTGATTGATACTTACACGTTCAGTGCCTTTACGCTTAACAAAATAGTGGGACGGTCGCTTACCGAGAGAGATTTGGTTCAAGAAGTCTTAAGCGAATTGAAGACAAACTTGGATAGGGGTATAGTGAATTATG GGGAGAGCTTGTGTGTTGATCCAATAAAGAATTCTTTAAAGTTGTTTGAGAAATGGAACGTTTTGGAGTGCCATCCGcaagagaatattaaaattttctatctGAAGGATGAGTATGATACAGATTCAGCTGTAACCACAGTCTATGAAACAATAGCGGCTTTTAAATGgacaagaaatataaattga
- the mino gene encoding glycerol-3-phosphate acyltransferase mino isoform X1 → MDGLVEIFLFFGILYYFFNFRANTMVDVLSTRLQEVYAKWESRTEVKRNLEPSSNLYTIGDLRRASHQVHKRRIQDRIQAKKIRENSLFKIKESEPLVPLVKEKPSFLRYCCSDCTPSSRDSLVHSINKQHMPFGLNVLVVNPGPTLLSKVFNCISHVCSRQSYDYAKVTQMVLNDERLEEAIKLTALESVNNDGCSEREALAKAKDRAKTILLEMESGMSNVLLKIITWLLYKLLPCFLQSAIVLPSQIEMLKTANETGLPLIFLPLHRSHLDYIMISFTLLINNIRSPLIAAGDNLKIPVLGWILRGLGAFFIKRRIDPVLGRKDVLYRATLHTYIMENLRAGHNIEFFIEGGRTRTGKPCMPKGGILSVIIDAYMDGIVEDALLVPVTMNYERLVDGNFVREQLGQPKKMETFRSTVKAMWDTLKGNYGIVKVDFCQPFSLREMLKSFQAQQNRLTVDKASPTEKTLKYTMSSSSLYGTDVIIEEHRQLVDSIARHVVYDCSMSTPIMSTNVVAFLLLNKFRDGCTLDALVEAFDSMRQELELRDKDIAFCGESIDIIHRAMEILGPGLIQQQRQEITEAIDGQPFKSDFITAIRPVSILPNVIELSYYSNALLTCYVMDSIVVTALYAELQSQINDPVATAQNNITVSKDPLIQRSLKLCDILKYEFIFCKPCQELERAVIDAVENLAHMDIITLQEQCCLEEELWSRRFAQTFDDSSDEEYIKENKTKNIQYKLNLLPEYVKRMEFLHTLLRPLIDTYTFSAFTLNKIVGRSLTERDLVQEVLSELKTNLDRGIVNYGESLCVDPIKNSLKLFEKWNVLECHPQENIKIFYLKDEYDTDSAVTTVYETIAAFKWTRNIN, encoded by the exons ATGGACGGCCTCGTCGAGATTTTCCTATTCTTCGGGATCCTCTACTACTTTTTCAACTTCAG GGCGAACACGATGGTGGACGTATTGTCGACTCGCCTTCAAGAGGTCTACGCGAAATGGGAGAGCAGAACGGAAGTGAAGAGGAACTTGGAACCGTCCAGCAATCTGTACACCATAGGGG ATCTTCGTCGAGCCAGCCACCAGGTGCACAAGAGGAGAATACAAGACAGGATACAGGCGAAGAAAATTCGGGAGAACTCTTTGTTCAAGATAAAAGAGTCCGAGCCGCTGGTTCCTCTGGTCAAAGAGAAGCCCTCGTTCTTGCGGTACTGCTGTAGTGACTGTACACCATCCTCCAGA GATTCGCTGGTGCACAGCATCAACAAACAGCACATGCCCTTCGGCCTGAACGTGCTCGTGGTGAACCCGGGCCCCACTCTGCTCTCCAAAGTATTTAATTGCATCTCGCACGTCTGCAGTCGACAGTCCTATGATTACGCGAAAGTAACGCAAATG GTATTGAACGATGAACGATTAGAAGAGGCAATTAAGCTGACCGCGTTGGAATCGGTGAACAACGATGGCTGCAGCGAGAGAGAGGCTCTGGCCAAGGCGAAGGACAGGGCTAAAACGATACTGCTCGAAATGGAGAGCGGGATGAGCAATGTTTTACTTAAAATCATCACGTGGCTGCTGTACAAACTGCTGCCTTGCTTCTTACAGTCCGCCATAGTGCTGCCTTCTCAAATAGAGATGCTGAAGACGGCGAACGAGACTGGCCTGCCGTTGATATTCCTTCCACTGCACCGCAGTCACTTAGATTACATCATGATCAGCTTCACTCTGTTGATAAACAACATCAGGAGTCCGCTGATCGCTGCTGGAGATAATCTGAAAATTCCAGTGCTCGG GTGGATCCTAAGAGGTCTAGGCGCATTTTTCATCAAGCGCCGGATTGACCCCGTGTTGGGGCGCAAGGACGTCCTCTACCGTGCCACGCTTCACACGTACATCATGGAAAACCTGAGGGCAGGTCACAATATAGAGTTCTTTATAGAGGGTGGTCGAACGAGAACTGGCAAACCGTGTATGCCGAAGGGTGGCATTCTGAGCGTGATCATCGACGCATACATGGATGGTATTGTTGAGGACGCGCTGCTGGTACCTGTCACAATGAATTATGAACGTCTCGTCGATGGGAACTTCGTTAGGGAACAACTAGGCCAGCCAAAGAAGATGGAGACCTTCAGGTCCACCGTGAAAGCCATGTGGGACACTCTGAAGGGCAACTATGGTATCGTTAAAGTCGACTTCTGTCAGCCATTTTCTCTCAGG GAGATGTTGAAGTCCTTCCAAGCCCAGCAAAATAGGTTGACCGTTGACAAAGCGTCGCCAACCGAGAAAACCTTGAAGTACACAATGTCCAGTTCGTCGCTTTATGGCACAGACGTCATCATTGAAGAGCATCGACAATTAGTAGATAGCATTGCACGACATGTTGTATATG atTGCTCTATGTCAACACCGATCATGTCCACCAATGTTGTCGCGTTTCTGTTGCTAAATAAATTCCGGGACGGCTGTACTTTGGACGCATTAGTCGAGGCATTCGACTCGATGAGGCAGGAATTGGAACTTCGAGACAAAGACATTGCTTTCTGCGGGGAGAGCATCGATATCATCCACCGTGCT ATGGAGATTCTGGGACCAGGTCTAATCCAACAGCAAAGGCAAGAGATCACAGAAGCGATCGACGGCCAACCGTTCAAATCAGACTTCATCACCGCAATCCGTCCAGTATCAATTTTACCAAACGTGATCGAGCTGTCTTACTACAGCAATGCGCTGCTCACGTGTTATGTTATGGATAGTATAGTAG TAACGGCTTTGTATGCTGAATTGCAGTCACAGATCAACGATCCAGTAGCGACTGCTCAGAACAATATCACAGTATCCAAAGATCCCCTGATTCAGAGATCGCTGAAACTCTGTGATATCCTTAAATACGAATTTATTTTCTGTAAACCGTGTCAGGAACTGGAGCGCGCCGTCATCGACGCTGTAGAGAACCTCGCGCATATGGACATCATTACTTTGCAAGAG CAATGTTGCTTGGAGGAGGAGCTGTGGAGCAGGAGGTTCGCGCAGACGTTTGATGATAGTTCAGACGAGGAGTacatcaaagaaaataaaactaagaatatTCAGTACAAA CTGAATTTGCTACCGGAGTATGTGAAACGCATGGAGTTCCTTCATACGTTGTTACGGCCGTTGATTGATACTTACACGTTCAGTGCCTTTACGCTTAACAAAATAGTGGGACGGTCGCTTACCGAGAGAGATTTGGTTCAAGAAGTCTTAAGCGAATTGAAGACAAACTTGGATAGGGGTATAGTGAATTATG GGGAGAGCTTGTGTGTTGATCCAATAAAGAATTCTTTAAAGTTGTTTGAGAAATGGAACGTTTTGGAGTGCCATCCGcaagagaatattaaaattttctatctGAAGGATGAGTATGATACAGATTCAGCTGTAACCACAGTCTATGAAACAATAGCGGCTTTTAAATGgacaagaaatataaattga
- the mino gene encoding glycerol-3-phosphate acyltransferase mino isoform X3: protein MYEEPRGFISRWLRVIVVRGYPDSLVHSINKQHMPFGLNVLVVNPGPTLLSKVFNCISHVCSRQSYDYAKVTQMVLNDERLEEAIKLTALESVNNDGCSEREALAKAKDRAKTILLEMESGMSNVLLKIITWLLYKLLPCFLQSAIVLPSQIEMLKTANETGLPLIFLPLHRSHLDYIMISFTLLINNIRSPLIAAGDNLKIPVLGWILRGLGAFFIKRRIDPVLGRKDVLYRATLHTYIMENLRAGHNIEFFIEGGRTRTGKPCMPKGGILSVIIDAYMDGIVEDALLVPVTMNYERLVDGNFVREQLGQPKKMETFRSTVKAMWDTLKGNYGIVKVDFCQPFSLREMLKSFQAQQNRLTVDKASPTEKTLKYTMSSSSLYGTDVIIEEHRQLVDSIARHVVYDCSMSTPIMSTNVVAFLLLNKFRDGCTLDALVEAFDSMRQELELRDKDIAFCGESIDIIHRAMEILGPGLIQQQRQEITEAIDGQPFKSDFITAIRPVSILPNVIELSYYSNALLTCYVMDSIVVTALYAELQSQINDPVATAQNNITVSKDPLIQRSLKLCDILKYEFIFCKPCQELERAVIDAVENLAHMDIITLQEQCCLEEELWSRRFAQTFDDSSDEEYIKENKTKNIQYKLNLLPEYVKRMEFLHTLLRPLIDTYTFSAFTLNKIVGRSLTERDLVQEVLSELKTNLDRGIVNYGESLCVDPIKNSLKLFEKWNVLECHPQENIKIFYLKDEYDTDSAVTTVYETIAAFKWTRNIN from the exons ATGTACGAGGAACCACGTGGATTTATTTCACGGTGGTTGCGTGTCATCGTAGTCAGGGGATACCCA GATTCGCTGGTGCACAGCATCAACAAACAGCACATGCCCTTCGGCCTGAACGTGCTCGTGGTGAACCCGGGCCCCACTCTGCTCTCCAAAGTATTTAATTGCATCTCGCACGTCTGCAGTCGACAGTCCTATGATTACGCGAAAGTAACGCAAATG GTATTGAACGATGAACGATTAGAAGAGGCAATTAAGCTGACCGCGTTGGAATCGGTGAACAACGATGGCTGCAGCGAGAGAGAGGCTCTGGCCAAGGCGAAGGACAGGGCTAAAACGATACTGCTCGAAATGGAGAGCGGGATGAGCAATGTTTTACTTAAAATCATCACGTGGCTGCTGTACAAACTGCTGCCTTGCTTCTTACAGTCCGCCATAGTGCTGCCTTCTCAAATAGAGATGCTGAAGACGGCGAACGAGACTGGCCTGCCGTTGATATTCCTTCCACTGCACCGCAGTCACTTAGATTACATCATGATCAGCTTCACTCTGTTGATAAACAACATCAGGAGTCCGCTGATCGCTGCTGGAGATAATCTGAAAATTCCAGTGCTCGG GTGGATCCTAAGAGGTCTAGGCGCATTTTTCATCAAGCGCCGGATTGACCCCGTGTTGGGGCGCAAGGACGTCCTCTACCGTGCCACGCTTCACACGTACATCATGGAAAACCTGAGGGCAGGTCACAATATAGAGTTCTTTATAGAGGGTGGTCGAACGAGAACTGGCAAACCGTGTATGCCGAAGGGTGGCATTCTGAGCGTGATCATCGACGCATACATGGATGGTATTGTTGAGGACGCGCTGCTGGTACCTGTCACAATGAATTATGAACGTCTCGTCGATGGGAACTTCGTTAGGGAACAACTAGGCCAGCCAAAGAAGATGGAGACCTTCAGGTCCACCGTGAAAGCCATGTGGGACACTCTGAAGGGCAACTATGGTATCGTTAAAGTCGACTTCTGTCAGCCATTTTCTCTCAGG GAGATGTTGAAGTCCTTCCAAGCCCAGCAAAATAGGTTGACCGTTGACAAAGCGTCGCCAACCGAGAAAACCTTGAAGTACACAATGTCCAGTTCGTCGCTTTATGGCACAGACGTCATCATTGAAGAGCATCGACAATTAGTAGATAGCATTGCACGACATGTTGTATATG atTGCTCTATGTCAACACCGATCATGTCCACCAATGTTGTCGCGTTTCTGTTGCTAAATAAATTCCGGGACGGCTGTACTTTGGACGCATTAGTCGAGGCATTCGACTCGATGAGGCAGGAATTGGAACTTCGAGACAAAGACATTGCTTTCTGCGGGGAGAGCATCGATATCATCCACCGTGCT ATGGAGATTCTGGGACCAGGTCTAATCCAACAGCAAAGGCAAGAGATCACAGAAGCGATCGACGGCCAACCGTTCAAATCAGACTTCATCACCGCAATCCGTCCAGTATCAATTTTACCAAACGTGATCGAGCTGTCTTACTACAGCAATGCGCTGCTCACGTGTTATGTTATGGATAGTATAGTAG TAACGGCTTTGTATGCTGAATTGCAGTCACAGATCAACGATCCAGTAGCGACTGCTCAGAACAATATCACAGTATCCAAAGATCCCCTGATTCAGAGATCGCTGAAACTCTGTGATATCCTTAAATACGAATTTATTTTCTGTAAACCGTGTCAGGAACTGGAGCGCGCCGTCATCGACGCTGTAGAGAACCTCGCGCATATGGACATCATTACTTTGCAAGAG CAATGTTGCTTGGAGGAGGAGCTGTGGAGCAGGAGGTTCGCGCAGACGTTTGATGATAGTTCAGACGAGGAGTacatcaaagaaaataaaactaagaatatTCAGTACAAA CTGAATTTGCTACCGGAGTATGTGAAACGCATGGAGTTCCTTCATACGTTGTTACGGCCGTTGATTGATACTTACACGTTCAGTGCCTTTACGCTTAACAAAATAGTGGGACGGTCGCTTACCGAGAGAGATTTGGTTCAAGAAGTCTTAAGCGAATTGAAGACAAACTTGGATAGGGGTATAGTGAATTATG GGGAGAGCTTGTGTGTTGATCCAATAAAGAATTCTTTAAAGTTGTTTGAGAAATGGAACGTTTTGGAGTGCCATCCGcaagagaatattaaaattttctatctGAAGGATGAGTATGATACAGATTCAGCTGTAACCACAGTCTATGAAACAATAGCGGCTTTTAAATGgacaagaaatataaattga